The following are from one region of the Streptomyces decoyicus genome:
- the ngcE gene encoding N-acetylglucosamine/diacetylchitobiose ABC transporter substrate-binding protein, with amino-acid sequence MGSTSEFNRRDLVKRAAALGIVAVPSMGVLSACAGGGDSGDNKVEKGKKSAKNPLAVNDSAGLDVVIFDGGFGDKYAKDAQGEYIKSFPKADGKVKLSSTQKIQSTLQPRFNGGNPPDLVDNSGAEQMDFGTLVGKDQLTDLTALLDAPSVDDPDKKVRDTLRPGVVEMGQFGGKETWILYYAYTVYGVWYSKGNLAKLDAEYPETWDDMLALCAKAKKKGVAGWTYPGKYPYYFPFSLYPFIAKIGGEEVLRKIDNLEPNAWKDPAVKAAFEAYYELYKKGYVLKGSPGLDHLQSQKAWAEGKALFIPNGSWVENESAKQIAKNPHFDLAVGAPSSLSTSDKMPYGTIWASGGEPYIVPRKARNAEGGMELLRIMLSKKSSQNFIKQVSSLTSLNGGTEGLKLPPGLASAQAVLQKAGQNIVNPRMQDWYVALQKERIGVGALGEMMAGRMTPDEAIKKIQKYADDTRDDSSVKKYKR; translated from the coding sequence ATGGGATCCACCTCAGAATTCAACCGTCGTGATCTGGTCAAACGGGCCGCGGCCCTGGGTATCGTCGCCGTCCCGTCGATGGGAGTGCTGTCGGCGTGTGCCGGCGGCGGGGACAGCGGCGATAACAAGGTCGAAAAAGGCAAGAAGTCGGCCAAGAATCCGCTTGCGGTCAATGACTCGGCCGGCCTCGATGTGGTCATCTTCGACGGCGGATTCGGCGACAAGTACGCCAAGGACGCACAGGGCGAGTACATCAAGTCCTTCCCGAAGGCCGACGGCAAGGTCAAGCTCTCTTCGACCCAGAAGATCCAGTCGACGCTCCAGCCGCGCTTCAACGGCGGAAACCCCCCGGACCTCGTCGACAACTCCGGTGCGGAGCAGATGGATTTCGGCACGCTGGTGGGCAAGGACCAGCTGACCGACCTCACGGCACTCCTCGATGCCCCCTCCGTCGACGACCCGGACAAGAAGGTGCGCGACACGCTGCGCCCGGGTGTCGTCGAAATGGGCCAGTTCGGCGGCAAGGAAACCTGGATCCTCTACTACGCGTACACGGTCTACGGCGTCTGGTACTCCAAGGGCAATCTGGCGAAGCTGGACGCGGAATATCCGGAGACCTGGGACGACATGCTCGCCCTCTGCGCCAAGGCCAAGAAGAAGGGCGTGGCCGGCTGGACCTATCCGGGCAAGTACCCGTACTACTTCCCCTTCAGCCTCTACCCGTTCATCGCCAAGATCGGTGGTGAAGAGGTCCTGCGGAAGATCGACAATCTGGAGCCGAACGCCTGGAAGGACCCGGCGGTCAAGGCGGCCTTCGAGGCCTACTATGAGCTCTACAAGAAGGGCTATGTCCTCAAGGGCTCGCCCGGCCTGGACCACCTCCAGTCGCAGAAGGCGTGGGCCGAGGGCAAGGCGCTGTTCATCCCCAACGGCTCCTGGGTGGAGAACGAGTCGGCCAAGCAGATCGCGAAGAACCCGCACTTCGATCTCGCGGTCGGCGCCCCGTCCAGCCTGTCGACCTCCGACAAGATGCCGTACGGCACCATCTGGGCCTCGGGCGGCGAGCCGTACATCGTCCCGCGGAAGGCCCGGAACGCCGAGGGCGGTATGGAACTGCTGCGCATCATGCTCAGCAAGAAGTCCTCGCAGAATTTCATCAAGCAGGTCTCCTCGCTCACCTCGCTCAACGGCGGCACCGAGGGGCTGAAGCTCCCGCCGGGCCTGGCGTCGGCGCAGGCGGTGCTGCAGAAGGCCGGCCAGAACATCGTCAATCCGCGGATGCAGGACTGGTACGTGGCGCTCCAGAAGGAGCGGATCGGTGTCGGTGCGCTGGGCGAGATGATGGCCGGCCGGATGACGCCCGACGAGGCCATCAAGAAGATCCAGAAGTACGCGGACGACACCCGCGACGACTCCAGCGTCAAGAAGTACAAGCGCTGA
- a CDS encoding carbohydrate ABC transporter permease, whose translation MKHGKYRFIAGFLVLPLAIYAIFVISPFVQAIYYSFTDWTGLSPDMKMVGFDNYARLFKDDVFWSAVGNSVTLLLLLPVVTLSLGIFFAFMLNVGGRRRKKAVIGGVRGSGTYKILYFFPQVLSVPIVALLFQFAYNPESGALNAFFQAIGLGNVQPDWLGDPQIALWCVMAAMVWANVGFYVVLFSAGMSSIPKDFYEAALLDGANRFNTFFRITLPLLWDTVQTGWIYMGILALDVSAFAFVQIMSVGPGGPDYSTEVLPLYVYQKTFRDGQAGYATAIGVSLLIVTLVFSAIVMRLGRRERLEF comes from the coding sequence ATGAAACACGGTAAGTACCGTTTCATCGCGGGATTCTTGGTCCTCCCGCTGGCGATTTACGCGATCTTCGTGATCTCGCCGTTCGTGCAGGCCATTTACTACTCCTTCACGGACTGGACCGGACTGAGTCCGGACATGAAGATGGTCGGCTTCGACAACTATGCGCGCCTCTTCAAGGACGATGTCTTCTGGTCGGCCGTGGGCAACAGTGTGACGCTGTTGCTGCTCCTGCCGGTGGTGACGCTCTCGCTCGGGATCTTCTTCGCCTTTATGCTCAACGTCGGTGGCCGTCGCCGGAAGAAGGCGGTCATCGGCGGTGTGCGCGGCTCGGGCACCTATAAAATTCTCTACTTCTTCCCGCAGGTGCTGTCGGTCCCGATCGTGGCGCTGCTGTTCCAGTTCGCCTACAACCCGGAGAGCGGTGCGCTCAACGCCTTCTTCCAGGCGATCGGGCTCGGCAATGTGCAGCCGGACTGGCTGGGCGATCCGCAGATCGCGCTGTGGTGCGTCATGGCCGCGATGGTGTGGGCCAATGTCGGCTTCTATGTCGTGCTCTTCTCCGCCGGTATGAGCTCCATTCCGAAGGACTTCTACGAGGCCGCGCTGCTGGACGGCGCGAACCGCTTCAACACGTTCTTCCGGATCACCCTGCCGCTGTTGTGGGACACCGTCCAGACCGGCTGGATCTATATGGGCATCCTCGCCCTGGACGTTTCGGCCTTCGCGTTCGTGCAGATCATGAGTGTCGGTCCGGGCGGCCCGGACTATTCGACCGAGGTCCTTCCGCTGTACGTGTACCAGAAGACCTTCCGCGACGGTCAGGCCGGATACGCGACGGCCATCGGCGTTTCCCTGCTGATCGTGACCCTCGTCTTCTCGGCCATCGTGATGCGGCTGGGGCGACGCGAGCGACTGGAGTTCTGA
- a CDS encoding carbohydrate ABC transporter permease, translating to MSAQTDPADLPGVTKEQEPSPAAARVPGRRGGTGGTGGARSARGSSEGKTLNVFSHGVLVIWGLLVTMPLLWAVVSSFKDDTEIFGSPWGLPSVLHFDNWSRAWDKANMGQYFLNSLIVVGGSLIGTMLLGAMAAYVLARFDFPGNRFLYFLFVGGMGFPVILALVPLFFVMKNMALLDTYHGLILVYIAYSLPFTVFFLSGFFKTLPTSVAEAALIDGASHTRTFFQVMLPMAKPGLISVGIFNFLGQWNQYLLPTVLNVGDPDKKMLTQGLVALAVSQGYKGDWSGLFAGLTIAMLPVLAAYIIFQRQVVAGLTAGALK from the coding sequence ATGAGTGCGCAGACGGATCCCGCGGATCTCCCGGGTGTGACGAAGGAGCAGGAGCCCTCCCCGGCCGCCGCGCGGGTGCCCGGCCGGCGCGGCGGGACGGGCGGGACGGGCGGCGCCCGCTCCGCCCGCGGAAGCAGCGAGGGAAAGACCCTCAACGTCTTCTCGCACGGAGTCCTGGTGATCTGGGGCCTCTTGGTCACCATGCCGCTGCTGTGGGCGGTGGTGAGCTCCTTCAAGGACGACACCGAGATCTTCGGCTCGCCCTGGGGGCTCCCGTCGGTCCTGCACTTCGACAACTGGTCACGCGCCTGGGACAAGGCGAACATGGGCCAGTACTTTCTCAACTCGCTGATCGTCGTGGGTGGTTCGCTGATCGGCACGATGCTGCTGGGAGCGATGGCGGCGTATGTGCTGGCCCGGTTCGACTTCCCGGGCAACCGCTTCCTCTACTTCCTGTTCGTGGGAGGGATGGGCTTCCCGGTCATCCTGGCGCTGGTCCCGCTGTTCTTCGTCATGAAGAACATGGCGCTGCTGGACACCTACCACGGTCTGATCCTGGTCTATATCGCCTACTCACTGCCGTTCACGGTGTTCTTCCTCAGCGGTTTCTTCAAGACGCTGCCCACGTCGGTGGCCGAGGCGGCACTCATCGACGGCGCCTCGCACACCCGCACCTTCTTCCAGGTGATGCTGCCGATGGCCAAGCCCGGCCTGATCAGCGTCGGGATCTTCAACTTCCTCGGACAGTGGAATCAGTACCTGCTGCCGACGGTGCTGAACGTCGGGGACCCGGACAAGAAGATGCTGACCCAGGGCCTGGTGGCGCTGGCGGTGAGCCAGGGTTACAAGGGGGACTGGTCCGGTCTGTTCGCGGGGCTGACGATCGCGATGCTGCCGGTGCTCGCCGCGTACATCATCTTCCAGCGGCAGGTGGTGGCCGGCCTGACCGCCGGTGCACTCAAGTAG
- a CDS encoding ROK family transcriptional regulator yields METPGSQSSLHRANLERVVRAVRMAGSLTQAEIARSTGLSAATVSNIVRELKDGGTVEVTPTSAGGRRARSVSLSGDAGIVVGVDFGHSHLRVAVGNLAHQVLAEEAEPIDVDASAAEGFDRAEQLVNRLITATGLDAGKVIGVGLGVPGPIDVESGTLGSTAILPGWSGTNPSQELSGRLGVPVYVDNDANLGALGELVWGGGRGAADLAYIKVASGVGAGLVISGQIYRGPGGTAGEIGHITLDESGPVCRCGNRGCLETFTAARYVLPLLQPSHGPDLTMARVVQLAREGDPGCRRVIADVGRHIGSGVANLCNLLNPSRVVLGGDLAEAGELVLAPIRESVSRYAIPSAARQLGIVPGTLGGRAEVLGALALVLSEMGDSTLLDGARAADAPALA; encoded by the coding sequence ATGGAGACTCCGGGGTCGCAGTCCTCGCTGCACCGGGCCAATCTGGAGCGGGTCGTACGTGCGGTGCGTATGGCGGGCTCCCTCACGCAGGCGGAGATCGCCCGGAGCACGGGGCTGTCCGCGGCCACCGTTTCCAACATCGTTCGCGAGTTGAAGGATGGCGGGACCGTTGAGGTGACGCCGACCTCGGCGGGCGGGCGGCGGGCGCGCAGCGTCTCGCTCTCCGGCGATGCGGGCATCGTCGTAGGGGTCGATTTCGGGCACTCCCATCTGCGCGTGGCGGTCGGCAACCTCGCCCACCAGGTGCTCGCCGAGGAGGCCGAGCCGATCGATGTGGACGCCTCCGCGGCGGAGGGCTTCGACCGGGCGGAACAGCTGGTCAACCGCTTGATCACGGCGACCGGCCTCGACGCGGGCAAGGTCATCGGCGTCGGCCTGGGCGTCCCGGGACCCATCGACGTCGAGTCCGGGACGCTCGGCTCGACGGCGATCCTGCCGGGCTGGTCGGGTACGAACCCCAGCCAGGAGCTGTCCGGGCGCCTCGGCGTGCCCGTCTATGTCGACAATGACGCCAACCTCGGCGCGTTGGGCGAGCTGGTGTGGGGCGGTGGCCGCGGGGCCGCCGACCTGGCGTACATCAAGGTCGCCAGCGGTGTCGGCGCCGGTCTGGTGATCAGCGGGCAGATCTACCGCGGGCCGGGCGGCACGGCGGGCGAGATCGGGCACATCACGCTGGACGAGTCCGGTCCGGTGTGCCGCTGCGGCAACCGCGGCTGCCTGGAGACCTTCACCGCGGCCCGGTACGTCCTTCCGCTGCTCCAGCCGAGCCACGGCCCCGATCTGACCATGGCGCGAGTGGTGCAGCTGGCCCGCGAGGGCGACCCGGGCTGCCGGCGGGTCATTGCGGACGTCGGCCGTCATATCGGCAGTGGTGTGGCAAATCTGTGCAATCTACTCAATCCCAGCAGGGTGGTGCTCGGCGGTGATCTCGCCGAGGCCGGTGAGCTGGTCCTGGCGCCGATCCGTGAATCGGTGTCGCGGTACGCGATCCCCAGCGCCGCACGGCAGTTGGGGATCGTCCCCGGCACGCTCGGGGGCCGTGCGGAGGTGCTGGGCGCGCTGGCGCTGGTGCTGAGCGAGATGGGCGATTCGACCCTGCTCGACGGTGCGCGGGCCGCCGACGCGCCGGCCCTGGCATGA
- a CDS encoding substrate-binding domain-containing protein: MNVWTRRVVIGTAAVSMALSVAACGKAGDGAKAGGGDNKTIGLLLPENKTTRYETFDRPLMEAKIHELCSDCKVKYNNAAQETENQKKQFDALITQGVKVIILDSVDYKATKSWVNQAAKKGVKVVAYDRLAEGNISAYVSYDNEKIGRLQGQALVKALGDKAKDSNVVMINGSPTDPNMPFFKKGAHSVLDKQVKKVAYEQDIPDWSPDEANKKMGAALDSLGKDGFQGVYSGNDGMAGGIITALKQKGVKVPVGGQDAELAGLQRVLKGDQAFTIYKQIKPQADSTAEIAVKLLKGEKIDSLTPTKVDSLSGEVKGIPAKLYDAQIVTENNIASTIIKDKVYKASQICTGDVKKACKAAGIK; the protein is encoded by the coding sequence ATGAACGTTTGGACGCGTCGCGTCGTCATAGGCACCGCCGCCGTCTCGATGGCGCTCTCCGTGGCCGCGTGTGGCAAGGCCGGCGACGGCGCCAAGGCGGGCGGCGGCGACAACAAGACCATCGGCCTGTTGCTGCCGGAGAACAAGACCACGCGCTACGAGACCTTCGACCGCCCGCTGATGGAGGCGAAGATCCATGAGCTGTGCAGCGACTGCAAGGTCAAGTACAACAACGCGGCGCAGGAGACCGAGAACCAGAAGAAGCAGTTCGACGCGCTGATCACCCAGGGCGTCAAGGTGATCATTCTGGACTCCGTCGACTACAAGGCGACCAAGTCCTGGGTGAACCAGGCCGCCAAGAAGGGCGTCAAGGTCGTCGCCTACGACCGGCTGGCCGAGGGCAACATCTCCGCCTACGTGTCCTACGACAACGAGAAGATCGGCCGCCTCCAGGGCCAGGCGCTGGTCAAGGCGCTCGGCGACAAGGCCAAGGACAGCAATGTCGTCATGATCAACGGCTCGCCGACCGACCCGAACATGCCGTTCTTCAAGAAGGGCGCCCACAGCGTCCTCGACAAGCAGGTCAAGAAGGTCGCGTACGAGCAGGACATCCCCGACTGGTCGCCGGACGAGGCCAACAAGAAGATGGGCGCGGCCCTCGACTCGCTCGGCAAGGACGGCTTCCAGGGCGTCTACTCCGGCAACGACGGCATGGCCGGCGGCATCATCACCGCGCTCAAGCAGAAGGGCGTCAAGGTCCCGGTCGGCGGCCAGGACGCCGAGCTCGCGGGTCTTCAGCGGGTCCTCAAGGGCGACCAGGCCTTCACGATCTACAAGCAGATCAAGCCGCAGGCCGACTCCACCGCCGAGATCGCCGTCAAGCTGCTCAAGGGCGAGAAGATCGACTCCCTGACGCCCACCAAGGTCGACAGCCTCAGCGGCGAGGTCAAGGGCATCCCGGCCAAGCTCTACGACGCGCAGATCGTGACCGAGAACAACATCGCGTCCACGATCATCAAGGACAAGGTCTACAAGGCGAGCCAGATCTGCACCGGCGACGTCAAGAAGGCCTGTAAGGCGGCCGGCATCAAGTAA
- a CDS encoding ATP-binding cassette domain-containing protein, with translation MIHVSATPVLALRGVSKRFGAVQALTDVTLEIHPGEVVALVGDNGAGKSTLVKTISGVHPVDDGAIEWEGTAVRISKPHDAQELGVATVYQDLALCDNLDVVANLYLGNEIRTAGVLDEIAMEKRAKELLDTLSIRIPSVRIPVAALSGGQRQVVAIARALIGDPKVVILDEPTAALGVEQTAQVLDLVERLRERELGVILISHNMADVQAVADRVAVLRLGRNNGVFDVEGTSHEEIIAAITGASDNAVTRRKARTDQVKKEVGA, from the coding sequence ATGATTCACGTGTCCGCTACGCCTGTGCTGGCGTTGCGCGGAGTCTCCAAGAGGTTCGGCGCCGTCCAAGCACTCACGGACGTCACCCTGGAGATCCACCCCGGTGAGGTGGTCGCCCTTGTCGGCGACAACGGCGCCGGCAAGTCCACCCTGGTCAAGACCATCTCGGGCGTCCATCCGGTCGACGACGGCGCCATCGAATGGGAGGGCACGGCGGTACGCATCAGCAAGCCGCACGACGCCCAGGAACTCGGCGTCGCCACCGTCTACCAGGACCTCGCGCTCTGCGACAACCTCGATGTCGTCGCCAACCTCTACCTCGGCAACGAGATCCGCACCGCGGGTGTCCTCGACGAGATCGCGATGGAGAAGCGCGCCAAGGAGCTGCTGGACACCCTGTCCATCCGCATCCCCAGTGTCCGTATCCCCGTCGCCGCGCTCTCCGGCGGTCAGCGGCAGGTCGTCGCGATCGCCCGCGCGCTGATCGGCGACCCCAAGGTCGTCATCCTCGACGAGCCCACCGCCGCCCTCGGCGTCGAGCAGACCGCCCAGGTCCTCGACCTCGTCGAGCGGCTGCGCGAGCGTGAGCTCGGCGTCATCCTCATCAGCCACAACATGGCCGATGTGCAGGCCGTCGCGGACCGGGTCGCGGTGCTGCGGCTGGGCCGCAACAACGGTGTCTTCGACGTCGAGGGCACCTCCCACGAAGAGATCATCGCCGCCATCACCGGCGCCTCGGACAACGCCGTGACCCGCCGCAAGGCGCGTACGGACCAGGTGAAGAAAGAGGTCGGGGCATGA
- a CDS encoding sugar ABC transporter permease — MSDLTKQPPAQDEAAPAAPAAPAADVAQPAAIDPRLLVREQGFAGYLNDFKRRVRGGELGSLPVVIGLIVIAIVFQLKNSSFLSADSLANIGVYTSGLGIMAVGIVFVLLLGEIDLSVGSVAGVGAAVWAVLSVTHGVNDWLAVLIAIVAGVVIGALHGFFFAKIGVPAFVVTLAGFLGWSGLQIWMMGKEGSINTPSGSVVENLTGYYFEDKAAAYGLALIAVLAYAGSLLLDSKRRKAAALPSRPLSEILLRTGVVAVMAFVVAYVLNEPAGARGLPLALVLFLAVLVIADFVVRRTTYGRQIFAVGGNAEAARRAGINVNKIRISVFAISGMLAAFGGLFIASLSGGATKNLGSGNTLMNVIAAAVIGGTSLFGGRGKIWSALLGMLVIQSIQQGLNLLGMASEIQYMITGAVLLAAVVIDSVSRRTQKTAGRT; from the coding sequence ATGAGTGATCTCACCAAGCAGCCCCCCGCCCAGGACGAGGCCGCCCCGGCCGCCCCCGCCGCCCCGGCCGCGGACGTCGCCCAGCCGGCCGCCATCGACCCCCGCCTGCTCGTCCGCGAACAGGGCTTCGCCGGCTACCTCAACGACTTCAAGCGCCGGGTGCGCGGTGGTGAGCTCGGATCGCTGCCGGTCGTCATCGGCCTGATCGTCATCGCGATCGTCTTCCAGCTCAAGAACAGCAGCTTCCTGTCCGCGGACAGCCTCGCGAACATCGGTGTCTACACCTCCGGCCTCGGCATCATGGCCGTCGGCATCGTCTTCGTGCTGCTGCTCGGCGAGATCGATCTGTCCGTCGGCTCGGTGGCGGGCGTCGGCGCGGCCGTGTGGGCCGTGCTCAGCGTCACCCATGGCGTCAACGACTGGCTCGCGGTCCTGATCGCCATCGTTGCCGGTGTGGTCATCGGTGCCCTGCACGGGTTCTTTTTCGCCAAGATCGGTGTGCCCGCCTTCGTCGTCACGCTGGCCGGTTTCCTCGGCTGGAGCGGTCTCCAGATCTGGATGATGGGCAAGGAAGGCTCCATCAACACGCCGAGCGGCAGTGTGGTGGAGAACCTCACCGGCTACTACTTCGAGGACAAGGCCGCGGCCTACGGTCTCGCGCTGATCGCGGTCCTCGCGTACGCCGGATCGCTGCTGCTGGACAGCAAGCGCCGCAAGGCCGCCGCGCTGCCGTCCCGGCCGCTCAGCGAGATCCTGCTGCGCACCGGCGTGGTCGCGGTGATGGCCTTCGTCGTCGCCTATGTCCTGAACGAGCCGGCCGGCGCCCGCGGTCTGCCGCTGGCCCTGGTGCTGTTCCTCGCGGTGCTGGTCATCGCCGACTTCGTGGTGCGCCGCACCACGTACGGACGGCAGATCTTCGCGGTCGGCGGCAACGCCGAGGCGGCGCGCCGGGCCGGTATCAATGTGAACAAGATCCGGATCAGCGTCTTCGCCATCTCGGGCATGCTCGCCGCCTTCGGCGGACTGTTCATCGCCAGCCTCTCCGGTGGTGCCACCAAGAACCTGGGCTCCGGCAACACGCTGATGAACGTCATCGCGGCGGCCGTCATCGGCGGCACCAGCCTCTTCGGCGGCCGCGGCAAGATCTGGTCCGCGCTGCTGGGCATGCTGGTCATCCAGTCGATCCAGCAGGGCCTGAACCTGCTCGGCATGGCCAGCGAGATCCAGTACATGATCACCGGTGCGGTGCTGCTCGCCGCCGTGGTGATCGACTCGGTCTCCCGCCGGACGCAGAAGACAGCCGGACGCACCTGA
- the dxs gene encoding 1-deoxy-D-xylulose-5-phosphate synthase — translation MALLSRIRGPRDLDRLGPEQLEQLAGEIRTFLVDAVSKTGGHLGPNLGVVELTIALHRVFDSPKDKVLFDTGHQSYVHKLLTGRQDFSKLKAKGGLSGYPSRAESEHDVIENSHASTVLGWAEGIAKANEVRGSDNRVAAVIGDGALTGGMAWEALNNIAAAKDRPLVIVVNDNERSYAPTIGGLANHLATLRTTDGYERFLARGKDLLERTPVVGRPLYETLHGAKKGLKDFIAPQGMFEDLGLKYVGPIDGHDIEALESALTRAKRFGGPVIVHCLTEKGRGYQPALQDEADRFHAVGKIHPDTGLPISSGGKDWTSVFGDEMVELGKERKDIVAITAAMLQPVGLEKFAKAFPDRVYDVGIAEQHAAVSAAGMATGGLHPVFAVYATFLNRAFDQVLMDVALHKCGVTFVLDRAGVTGTDGASHNGMWDMSILQVVPGLRIAAPRDADQVRAQLREAVEVDDAPTVVRYSKGAVGPAVEAVGRVGGMDVLREPAESVKRPDVLLVSVGALAPMCLEIADLLDKQGISTTVVDPRWVKPVDEALPGLAAKHRVVVTVEDNIRSGGVGSAVAQALRDAGVDLPLRDFGIPERFLDHASRKEVMAEIGLTAPDIARQVTGLVSKIDGRYDDAEPVGAKGAAEPAEVARD, via the coding sequence GTGGCGTTGCTTTCCCGTATCAGGGGACCGCGCGATCTGGACCGACTGGGCCCGGAGCAGCTCGAGCAGCTGGCGGGGGAGATCCGTACCTTCCTTGTCGACGCGGTGTCCAAGACCGGCGGACACCTCGGGCCGAACCTCGGCGTGGTCGAGCTGACCATCGCCCTGCACCGTGTCTTCGACTCCCCGAAGGACAAGGTGCTCTTCGACACCGGGCACCAGTCCTACGTCCACAAGCTGCTCACCGGTCGTCAGGACTTCTCCAAGCTCAAGGCGAAGGGCGGCCTGTCCGGCTACCCCTCCCGCGCCGAGTCCGAGCACGACGTCATCGAGAACAGCCACGCCTCCACGGTGCTCGGCTGGGCCGAGGGCATCGCGAAGGCCAACGAGGTGCGCGGTTCGGACAACCGGGTCGCCGCCGTCATCGGTGACGGCGCGCTGACCGGCGGCATGGCCTGGGAGGCGCTCAACAACATCGCCGCCGCCAAGGACCGCCCGCTCGTCATCGTCGTCAACGACAACGAGCGCTCCTACGCGCCGACCATCGGCGGCCTCGCCAACCACCTGGCGACCCTTCGCACCACGGACGGCTACGAGCGTTTCCTGGCCCGTGGCAAGGACCTGCTGGAGCGGACGCCGGTCGTCGGCAGGCCGCTCTACGAGACCCTGCACGGCGCCAAGAAGGGCCTGAAGGACTTCATCGCCCCGCAGGGCATGTTCGAGGACCTGGGCCTCAAGTACGTCGGCCCGATCGACGGCCATGACATCGAGGCGCTGGAATCCGCCCTGACGCGCGCCAAGCGCTTCGGCGGCCCGGTCATCGTCCACTGCCTCACCGAGAAGGGCCGCGGCTACCAGCCCGCCCTCCAGGACGAGGCGGACCGCTTCCACGCCGTCGGCAAGATCCACCCCGACACCGGCCTGCCCATCTCCTCGGGCGGCAAGGACTGGACGTCCGTCTTCGGTGACGAGATGGTCGAGCTCGGCAAGGAGCGCAAGGACATCGTCGCCATCACGGCGGCCATGCTCCAGCCCGTCGGACTGGAGAAGTTCGCCAAGGCCTTCCCCGACCGCGTCTACGACGTCGGCATCGCCGAGCAGCACGCGGCGGTCTCCGCGGCGGGCATGGCCACCGGCGGCCTGCACCCGGTCTTCGCCGTCTACGCCACCTTCCTCAACCGCGCCTTCGACCAGGTGCTGATGGACGTGGCGCTGCACAAGTGCGGCGTCACCTTCGTGCTGGACCGGGCCGGTGTCACGGGCACCGACGGTGCCTCGCACAACGGCATGTGGGACATGTCGATCCTTCAGGTCGTGCCCGGTCTGCGGATCGCCGCGCCGCGCGACGCCGACCAGGTGCGCGCCCAGCTGCGCGAGGCCGTCGAGGTCGATGACGCGCCCACCGTGGTGCGTTACTCCAAGGGCGCGGTCGGCCCGGCCGTCGAGGCCGTCGGCCGGGTGGGCGGCATGGACGTGCTGCGCGAGCCCGCCGAGTCCGTCAAGCGGCCGGATGTCCTCCTGGTCTCCGTGGGCGCGCTCGCCCCGATGTGCCTGGAGATCGCCGACCTCCTCGACAAGCAGGGCATCTCCACCACCGTCGTCGACCCGCGCTGGGTCAAGCCGGTCGACGAGGCGCTGCCGGGCCTCGCCGCGAAGCACCGGGTCGTGGTCACCGTCGAGGACAACATCCGTTCCGGCGGCGTCGGTTCGGCGGTCGCGCAGGCCCTGCGGGACGCCGGTGTGGACCTGCCGCTGCGCGACTTCGGCATCCCCGAGCGGTTCCTCGACCACGCCTCCCGCAAGGAGGTCATGGCGGAGATCGGGCTCACCGCGCCGGACATCGCCCGTCAGGTGACCGGTCTGGTCTCCAAGATCGACGGCCGGTACGACGACGCCGAGCCGGTCGGCGCCAAGGGCGCGGCCGAGCCGGCCGAGGTCGCCCGCGACTGA